The following are encoded in a window of Camelus ferus isolate YT-003-E chromosome 20, BCGSAC_Cfer_1.0, whole genome shotgun sequence genomic DNA:
- the IP6K3 gene encoding inositol hexakisphosphate kinase 3, with product MVVQDSMDAGDARVGVPLEPFLHQVGGHLSLMKYDEHTVCKPLISREQRFYESLPLAMKRFTPQYKGTITVHLRKDSRGHLSLVANPLKENRGPFKVSTESAAVAILQTLQQTGGGGGTLTLAQWQHTQLAHSLNESPATKLLRSELHLEAQVPSLIEDANGNQAEKRSFNPWGLRCHQAHLSRLCTEYPENKRHRFLLLENVVSQYKHPCVLDLKMGTRQHGDDVSEEKKARHMRKCAQSTSACLGMRICGMQVYQTDKKHFLCKDKYYGRKLSVEGFRQTLHQFLHNGTRLRTELLEPIQRQLQALLSVIRSQSSYRFYSSSLLISYDGQEPPETPQTTHGSNAGGVVKVDIRMIDFAHTTYKGSWNEHTTYEGPDPGYIFGLENLIQILQDI from the exons ATGGTTGTGCAGGACAGCATGGACGCTGGGGATGCCAGGGTGGGCGTGCCGCTGGAGCCCTTCCTGCACCAGGTTGGGGGGCACCTGAGCCTGATGAAGTATGACGAGCACACGGTGTGCAAGCCCCTCATCTCCCGGGAGCAGAGGTTCTACGAGTCCCTGCCGCTTGCCATGAAGCGCTTCACGCCACAGTACAAAG GCACCATCACTGTCCACCTCCGGAAAGACAGCCGAGGCCATCTCAGCCTGGTCGCCAACCCACTGAAGGAGAATCGGGGGCCCTTCAAGGTCTCCACGGAGTCAGCGGCCGTGGCAATATTGCAGACTCTCCAGCAGACCGGAGGAGGTGGCGGCACCCTCACCCTCGCCCAGTGGCAGCACACGCAGCTGGCACACTCGCTCAACGAGAG CCCGGCCACGAAGCTCCTGAGGTCTGAACTCCACCTCGAGGCCCAAGTGCCCTCCCTGATAGAAGATGCTAACGGGAACCAGGCCGAGAAGAGAAGCTTTAACCCGTGGGGCCTGCGCTGCCACCAGGCTCACCTGAGCCGCCTGTGCACTGAGTACCCAGAGAACAAGCGGCACC GGTTCTTGTTGCTGGAAAATGTAGTGTCACAGTACAAGCATCCCTGCGTCCTGGACCTGAAGATGGGGACCCGGCAGCACGGGGACGACGTGTCGGAGGAGAAGAAGGCCCGTCACATGAGGAAGTGTGCTCAGAGCACCTCGGCCTGCCTGGGCATGCGCATCTGCGGCATGCAG GTTTATCAAACTGATAAGAAGCACTTTCTCTGCAAAGACAAGTACTATGGAAGAAAACTGTCAGTGGAGGGTTTCAGACAAACCCTCCATCAGTTCCTGCACAACGGAACCCGCCTCCGGACGGAGCTGCTGGAGCCCATCCAGCGCCAGCTCCAGGCCCTCCTCTCGGTCATTAGGAGCCAGAGTTCCTACCGGTTCTACTCCAGCTCTCTCCTCATCAGCTATGATGGGCAGGAGCCACCAGAGACTCCGCAGACGACCCACGGCAGCAATGCTGGAGGAGTCGTCAAAGTTGACATCCGGATGATCGACTTTGCCCACACGACCTACAAAGGCTCCTGGAATGAACACACCACCTACGAGGGACCAGATCCGGGCTATATTTTTGGCCTGGAAAACCTCATCCAGATCCTGCAGGATATTTAA